The Medicago truncatula cultivar Jemalong A17 chromosome 4, MtrunA17r5.0-ANR, whole genome shotgun sequence genome includes a region encoding these proteins:
- the LOC11408462 gene encoding putative TrmH family tRNA/rRNA methyltransferase: MVFESYVVVHNIAKRHNVGTLARSATAFGVSELILVGRRDFNSFGNHGSSNHLRFRHFHSLQDAKHFLKDKDCDICGVEITHDALPVNQHPFKKNTAFLLGNEGSGLSMKECEICDFFVYIPQYGCGTASLNVTVAASIVLHQFGVWAGFAERSRDGNKFVVAERPVKHGRRNYCTETDDSVIEERRARRENAANGFFEEAESSNSSSNLLDALFVDG; encoded by the exons ATGGTCTTCGAAAGCTATGTAGTTGTACACAACATAGCAAAACGGCACAACGTAGGAACACTAGCACGAAGTGCAACAGCATTCGGCGTATCCGAACTAATCCTCGTTGGTCGTAGAGATTTCAACAGTTTCGGTAACCATGGTTCTTCAAACCACCTTCGATTTCGTCACTTTCACTCACTTCAAGATGCTAAACATTTTCTCAAAGACAAAGATTGTGACATTTGTGGCGTCGAGATCACACACGATGCTCTTCCTGTTAATCAACATCCTTTTAAGAAAAACACTGCTTTCTTGCTTGGTAATGAAGGTTCCGGTCTTTCGATGAAGGAGTGTGagatttgtgatttttttgtttatattccgCAATATGGGTGTGGTACTGCTTCTCTGAATGTTACTGTTGCTGCTTCTATTGTGCTTCATCAATTTGGAG TCTGGGCAGGTTTTGCTGAGAGATCTCGTGATGGAAATAAATTTGTTGTAGCAGAGAGACCTGTGAAACATGGTCGACGAAATTACTGCACTGAAACAGATGATTCCGTCATCGAAGAGCGTAGAGCCAGAAGAGAGAATGCCGCCAATGGTTTCTTTGAAGAAGCTGAGAGTAGCAATTCATCTTCAAACCTCCTTGATGCATTGTTTGTTGATGGTTGA
- the LOC11411738 gene encoding protein DMP2 encodes MMEHKNGNETIASHSSLNTETTAPARSTIKKSIGGIGSLIKLLPTGTVFLFQFLNPVVTNSGRCKTSNKYLSSILLVICGFNCFFSTFTDSYTGTDKKRHYGIVTTKGLWPSPPASTSIDLTKYRLKGSDFVHAALSLLIFALLGLLDTNTVHCFYPSFESTQKQLLQVLPPTIGVFVGWMFVMFPQHRHGIGYPVSTDDSHDASKISNESPQNPIHNV; translated from the coding sequence ATGATGGAACACAAAAATGGAAATGAGACAATTGCTTCACATTCAAGCTTAAACACAGAAACAACAGCACCTGCAAGAAGTACCATAAAAAAGAGTATTGGTGGAATTGGAAGCCTCATAAAACTACTCCCAACAGGGACAGTTTTCTTGTTCCAGTTCCTAAACCCCGTTGTCACAAATAGTGGTCGATGCAAAACAAGCAACAAGTACCTTAGCTCAATTTTACTTGTAATATGTGGTTTCAATTGTTTCTTTTCAACCTTCACAGATAGTTATACAGGAACTGATAAAAAGAGACACTATGGAATTGTAACAACCAAGGGATTATGGCCTTCACCACCAGCTTCAACTTCCATTGATTTAACAAAGTATAGGCTTAAGGGTAGTGACTTTGTGCATGCTGCTTTgtctttgcttatttttgcattgcTTGGACTTCTTGATACAAACACTGTGCATTGTTTTTATCCTTCTTTTGAGTCAACACAGAAGCAACTTCTTCAGGTTTTGCCTCCAACTATTGGTGTGTTTGTTGGTTGGATGTTTGTGATGTTTCCACAACATAGACATGGAATTGGATATCCTGTTAGTACGGATGATTCTCATGATGCCTCTAAAATTTCCAATGAATCTCCTCAAAATCCAATCCATAATGTTTAG
- the LOC11415165 gene encoding protein DMP2: MSTNMDQKNGNETIASHSTFNTETTTATSTIKKSIGGIGSLIKLLPTGTVFLFQFLNPVVTNSGRCKTSNKYLSSILLVICGFNCFFSTFTDSYTGTDKKRHYGIVTTKGLWPSPPASTSIDLTKYRLKGSDFVHAALSLLIFALLGLLDTNTVHCFYPSFESTQKQLLQVLPPTIGVFVGWMFVMFPQHRHGIGYPVSTDDSHDASKISNESPQNPIHNV, translated from the coding sequence ATGTCTACTAACATGGAtcaaaaaaatggaaatgagACAATTGCTTCACATTCAACCTTTAACACGGAAACAACAACTGCAACAAGTACCATAAAAAAGAGTATAGGTGGAATTGGAAGCCTCATAAAACTACTCCCAACAGGGACAGTTTTCTTGTTCCAGTTCCTAAACCCCGTTGTCACAAATAGTGGTCGATGCAAAACAAGCAACAAGTACCTTAGCTCAATTTTACTTGTAATATGTGGTTTCAATTGTTTCTTTTCAACCTTCACAGATAGTTATACAGGAACTGATAAAAAGAGACACTATGGAATTGTAACAACCAAGGGATTATGGCCTTCACCACCAGCTTCAACTTCCATTGATTTAACAAAGTATAGGCTTAAGGGTAGTGACTTTGTGCATGCTGCTTTgtctttgcttatttttgcattgcTTGGACTTCTTGATACAAACACTGTGCATTGTTTTTATCCTTCTTTTGAGTCAACACAGAAGCAACTTCTTCAGGTTTTGCCTCCAACTATTGGTGTGTTTGTTGGTTGGATGTTTGTGATGTTTCCACAACATAGACATGGAATTGGATATCCTGTTAGTACGGATGATTCTCATGATGCCTCTAAAATTTCCAATGAATCTCCTCAAAATCCAATCCATAATGTTTAG
- the LOC11422339 gene encoding uncharacterized protein, producing MGTQVLYPQDYFITPTPAPFSHRSNRYGYNNRAVTSRYHRKPVTRPGLKKPVAVSSYQPEASAVLKRSSVDDSVTGKSSGLAVEKVTILRRGKSLDSVKIDTYAGSAAFGLSPSPSALPLPSFLMKKQLAVTVDDSATRDLRRLLRLN from the coding sequence ATGGGAACTCAAGTTTTATACCCTCAAGACTATTTTATCACACCTACTCCTGCTCCCTTTTCTCACCGGAGCAACCGCTACGGCTACAACAACCGTGCCGTCACCTCAAGGTATCACCGGAAACCGGTTACCCGACCAGGCCTAAAGAAACCTGTGGCCGTGAGCTCCTATCAACCGGAAGCTTCTGCGGTCTTGAAGAGATCGAGTGTTGATGATTCAGTCACTGGGAAGAGCAGCGGTTTAGCTGTGGAGAAGGTCACGATTCTCCGCAGGGGTAAATCGTTGGATTCGGTGAAGATCGACACGTACGCTGGATCTGCCGCGTTTGGTTTGTCTCCGTCGCCGAGCGCGCTTCCTTTACCATCTTTTCTGATGAAGAAGCAGTTGGCTGTGACGGTTGATGACTCTGCGACGCGAGATCTAAGGCGCCTGCTCCGTCTTAATTGA